The Sulfurihydrogenibium azorense Az-Fu1 genome contains the following window.
GAAAATATTGGTTTATCAATGCCTAAAAGTGCAGTCGTAAAATCCATCGCAGAAGCAGAAGAAGTTATAGACTGGATAGGATTTCCAGTTATTATAAGACCATCCTTTACCCTTGGTGGAACAGGAGGAAGTATAGCATACAACAGAGAAGAGTTTTACCCTAAAGTAAAAGCAGGATTAGATGCTTCTCCTATTCACGAAGTACTCCTTGAAGAGTCTGTTATAGGATGGAAAGAGTTTGAGATGGAAGTAATGAGAGATAAAAATGATAACTGCGTTATTATATGCTCCATAGAAAACCTTGACCCAATGGGAGTTCATACAGGAGACAGTATAACTATAGCTCCTGCAATGACCCTTTCAGACAGAGAGTATCAAATACTAAGAAACTACTCAATAGCAGTAATGAGAGAAATTGGAGTAGAGACAGGAGGGTCAAACGTACAGTTTTCTCAAAACCCAAAAACAGGAGAGTTTTACGTTATAGAGATGAACCCAAGGGTTTCAAGGTCTTCAGCATTAGCATCAAAAGCTACAGGCTTTCCAATAGCAAAAATAGCAGCAAAACTTGCAGTAGGATACACGTTAGACGAACTTCCTAACGATATCACTAAAAAAACACCAGCATCTTTCGAACCTACCATAGACTATGTAGTTGTAAAAATACCTCGATTTGATTTTGCAAAATTCCCAGAAGCTGACAAAACTCTAACTACCATGATGAAATCAGTTGGTGAAGTTATGGCAATTGGAAGAACATTTAAAGAAAGCCTTCAAAAAGCCTTAAGAAGTTTAGAGTTAGGTAGGTATGGATTTTATATGGGACTGGAGAATATAGATGAAAACACATTAAAAGAAAATATAATAAAACCTAACCCAGATAGATTGTGGTATATAGCTGAAGCTTTTAGAAGAGGCTATACAGTAGAAGAAGTAAACCAGCTATCCCACATAGACAAATGGTTTTTAAACCAGATAAAAGAGATTATAGACTACGAGATTTACCTATCAACTAAAACTATAGAAACTATTACAGACCAAGAGTTAGAAAAAGCTAAACAGTGGGGATTCTCAGACAGAGAACTTGCAAGACTACTTAAAACAACAGAAGAGGAAGTAAGAAAAAGAAGAGTAGCAGTATCCTACAAGGTAGTAGACACTTGTGCAGCTGAGTTTGAGGCATTTACACCCTACTACTACTCATCTTACGAATCTTTATCAGGAAAAGTAGAAGAAGATGGAAGTATAATCTATTATAGAGACACAGAGTAAGGAGAAAAAGATGGAGTACAGATTTGAAGAAATAGAAAGACAATATTTAGAAAAATGGGAAGAAGAAAAAATTTTTAAATCTGTAGAAAATAACGACAAACAAAACAAGTACTATGTCCTTGAGATGTTTCCTTACCCTTCCGGAAAAATACATATGGGACATGTAAGAAACTATGCAATAGGGGACGTTATCAATAGATACTATAGAATGACAGGTAAAAACACACTACACCCCATGGGATGGGACGCTTTTGGAATGCCTGCAGAAAACGCAGCAATAAAGAGTGGCATCCACCCAGCTAAATGGACCTACGAAAACATAGACTACATGAAATCCCAGTTAAAAAGACTTGGTTTTTCTTACGACTGGGATAGAGAAATAGCAACATGTAATCCAGACTACTACAAATGGAATCAGTGGCTATTTTTAAAGATGTTTGAAAAGGGTATAGCTTACAGAAAATCAGCCCTTGTTAACTGGTGTCCCCACGACCTTACAGTTTTGGCAAACGAACAAGTAATAGATGGTAAATGCTGGAGATGTGGTACTCAGGTAGTCCAAAAAGAAATCCCATCATGGTACTTAAAAATAACAGATTACGCAGAAAAGTTGCTCCAAGACTTAGAAAAGCTAAAAGGTAAATGGCCTTCTCAAGTTTTAACAATGCAAGAAAACTGGATAGGAAAATCTATAGGTGCTACTATTAAATTTAAAATAAAAGATAGTGACGAATACTTAGAAGTATTTACAACAAGACCGGATACTTTATACGGAGTAACTTTTATGGCAGTTGCTCCTGAAAATCCTATCGTTTTAAAATTATCAGAAAACACACCATACCAAGAGGAAGTTAAAAAATTCGTTGAAAAAATAAAATCTCTATCTACAAAAGAAAGGTCTATCGTAGAAGAAAAAGAAGGTGTATTTACAGGAAGATACGCTATAAATCCTCTAACTGGAGAAGAAGTTCCCATTTACGCAGCAAACTACATACTGTGGGGTTATGCAGCAGGTGCTATAATGGCAGTACCTGCCCATGACCAGAGAGACTACGAATTTGCTAAAAAGTATAACCTACCTATAAAACAAGTTATAAAACCTGTAGATAAAGACTGGGACTTTGAAAAGGGAGCATACGAAGAAGAAGGAATACTTATAAACTCAGGGGAGTTTTCAGGGTTAACCTCATCTCAAGCAAAAGAAAAAATAACACAACTGTTAGAGGAAAAAGGTATAGGCAAAAAAACTGTAAACTACAAACTTAGAGACTGGAACATATCCAGACAAAGATACTGGGGAACACCTATTCCTATTATTTACTGTGAATCCTGTGGGATAGTACCTGTACCAGAAAAAGACCTGCCAGTAGTACTACCTCAAAATGTAGAGTTTACAGGTATGGGAGGTAATCCTTTATCAAAGGTTGAAGAGTTTGTAAATACAACTTGTCCAAAATGTGGTAAACCTGCAAAAAGAGAAACAGACACTATGGATACATTTGTAGACAGCTCTTGGTACTTTTTAAGGTACTGTGACCCTAAAAATGAAGAAAAACCTTTTGATAAAGAAAAGGTGAACTACTGGATGCCAGTAGATATATACATAGGAGGCATAGAACACGCCGTCTTACACCTTCTTTACTCAAGATTTTTTACAAAGTTTTTAAAAGATATAGGTTTAGTGGACTTTGATGAACCATTTGAAAAACTCTTAACTCAAGGAATGGTACTTAAAAAGTGGATAAGTATAGAAAAATTCTTAGAGATTTTAGGATTAAACGAAGAATCTACAGTAGAAGAGTTAAAAGAAAAAATAAAACAATTTAAGCAATGATATACTTTGATAATGCTGCAACCTCTCCGGTTCTACCGGAGATTTTAGACTCTTTAAAAACTCTTTACGAAGAGTACTACGCAAATCCAAGTTCCATACACAAAGAAGGACAGAAAGCCAGAAACCTAATAGAAAAAAGTAGGTACGGAATATCTCAGTATATAGGTTGTAATGCTGATGAGATAATCTTCACATCTTGTGCCACAGAAAGTAATAACCTAGCCATCATAGGACTTGCAGAGAGCTATCCAGAAAAAGACCACATTATTACAACCCCCATAGAACACAAATCAGTTTTAATGCCCCTTAAACACCTATCGTCAAAAGGCTACAAAGTAGACTTTGTTAAAGTAGATAAAAACGGCATTGTAGACTTAGACCACTTAAAAAGTCTAATAAACAACAAAACACTACTGGTTTGTGTTATCCATGGGAATAACGAGACAGGTGTATTACAAGACTTAGAGAATATAGGGAAAGTATGTAAAGAAAAAGATGTTTTCTTTTTCACCGATGTAGTTCAGTCATTCTGTAAAGAAGATATACCTCTACAGTATATAGACATGTTCTCTATATCCGGTCATAAAATAAACGCACCAAAATCTATAGGAATGTTGTATAAAAAAGAAGGTATAAAACTAACTCCTATCATTTTCGGAGGAGGTCAAGAAAGAGGTTTAAGGTCAGGAACAGAAAGTCCTCAGCTGATACACTCACTCTTTATAGCCATAGAGTACTGGAACAAAAACAAAGATAGATTAGTAAACCATTTAAAGAGCATAAAAGACTTATTTGAAGAAAAGTTAACTCAAAGTGTAGAAGAAATTGAAATAGTAAGTAAAGACATTAAAAGACTTCCCAACATATCAAACATTATCTTTCCAAAGATAGACGCCCAAAGTCTAATAATGGCTTTAGATACGGAAGGTGTAGCTGTTTCATCAGGGTCGGCTTGCTCGTCAGGAACTCCTACTCCTTCCCACGTTTTAAAGGCTTACGGGTATACTGACAAACAAGCCTTATCTTCAATTAGATTTTCATTTGGTATTTTTAACACAGTCCAAGAAGTAGAAGTTACAGTAGAAAAAATAACAAACATTTACAGAGACTTAAGGTCTTTCTTTTAACTTTTTAAGGATTTTCTCAACTAACTCTTCAACAGGGACATCGTACTTCCCTTCGGCAATTAAACGTTTAATTTCCTCAATTCTTTCCTGTCTCATTTCTTTCTCCTGATCTAAAAAATCTTTCAACCTTTCTATAGCCTC
Protein-coding sequences here:
- the carB gene encoding carbamoyl-phosphate synthase large subunit; this translates as MPKRTDIETILLIGSGPIIIGQAAEFDYSGTQGAKALKEEGYRVILVNSNPATIMTDPNIADRTYIEPLITPVLEKIIEKERPDAILPTLGGQTALNLAIELYEKGILDKYNVELIGAKYEVIKKAEDRDLFKKAMENIGLSMPKSAVVKSIAEAEEVIDWIGFPVIIRPSFTLGGTGGSIAYNREEFYPKVKAGLDASPIHEVLLEESVIGWKEFEMEVMRDKNDNCVIICSIENLDPMGVHTGDSITIAPAMTLSDREYQILRNYSIAVMREIGVETGGSNVQFSQNPKTGEFYVIEMNPRVSRSSALASKATGFPIAKIAAKLAVGYTLDELPNDITKKTPASFEPTIDYVVVKIPRFDFAKFPEADKTLTTMMKSVGEVMAIGRTFKESLQKALRSLELGRYGFYMGLENIDENTLKENIIKPNPDRLWYIAEAFRRGYTVEEVNQLSHIDKWFLNQIKEIIDYEIYLSTKTIETITDQELEKAKQWGFSDRELARLLKTTEEEVRKRRVAVSYKVVDTCAAEFEAFTPYYYSSYESLSGKVEEDGSIIYYRDTE
- the leuS gene encoding leucine--tRNA ligase; this encodes MEYRFEEIERQYLEKWEEEKIFKSVENNDKQNKYYVLEMFPYPSGKIHMGHVRNYAIGDVINRYYRMTGKNTLHPMGWDAFGMPAENAAIKSGIHPAKWTYENIDYMKSQLKRLGFSYDWDREIATCNPDYYKWNQWLFLKMFEKGIAYRKSALVNWCPHDLTVLANEQVIDGKCWRCGTQVVQKEIPSWYLKITDYAEKLLQDLEKLKGKWPSQVLTMQENWIGKSIGATIKFKIKDSDEYLEVFTTRPDTLYGVTFMAVAPENPIVLKLSENTPYQEEVKKFVEKIKSLSTKERSIVEEKEGVFTGRYAINPLTGEEVPIYAANYILWGYAAGAIMAVPAHDQRDYEFAKKYNLPIKQVIKPVDKDWDFEKGAYEEEGILINSGEFSGLTSSQAKEKITQLLEEKGIGKKTVNYKLRDWNISRQRYWGTPIPIIYCESCGIVPVPEKDLPVVLPQNVEFTGMGGNPLSKVEEFVNTTCPKCGKPAKRETDTMDTFVDSSWYFLRYCDPKNEEKPFDKEKVNYWMPVDIYIGGIEHAVLHLLYSRFFTKFLKDIGLVDFDEPFEKLLTQGMVLKKWISIEKFLEILGLNEESTVEELKEKIKQFKQ
- a CDS encoding cysteine desulfurase family protein, with the translated sequence MIYFDNAATSPVLPEILDSLKTLYEEYYANPSSIHKEGQKARNLIEKSRYGISQYIGCNADEIIFTSCATESNNLAIIGLAESYPEKDHIITTPIEHKSVLMPLKHLSSKGYKVDFVKVDKNGIVDLDHLKSLINNKTLLVCVIHGNNETGVLQDLENIGKVCKEKDVFFFTDVVQSFCKEDIPLQYIDMFSISGHKINAPKSIGMLYKKEGIKLTPIIFGGGQERGLRSGTESPQLIHSLFIAIEYWNKNKDRLVNHLKSIKDLFEEKLTQSVEEIEIVSKDIKRLPNISNIIFPKIDAQSLIMALDTEGVAVSSGSACSSGTPTPSHVLKAYGYTDKQALSSIRFSFGIFNTVQEVEVTVEKITNIYRDLRSFF
- a CDS encoding flagellar biosynthesis anti-sigma factor FlgM, coding for MRNEEDLNEAIERLKDFLDQEKEMRQERIEEIKRLIAEGKYDVPVEELVEKILKKLKERP